One window from the genome of Gadus macrocephalus chromosome 7, ASM3116895v1 encodes:
- the foxred1 gene encoding FAD-dependent oxidoreductase domain-containing protein 1 isoform X1, protein MLTWRNMHVTVRTVSGLLNSYRVIRSRECMCAHGRIRTFTTGRILHNKFFKDLENQFNAARDKVADALPGSQWSPFEMNPNLPPERADIVIIGGGVIGWSIAYWLKKKERVRDGVKVIVVEKDPTYSQASTVLSAGGIRQQFSLTENIQLSLASADFMRNINEHLGVLNQEPVDLQFNHSGYLFVANESVAHIMEENYSTQRFAGAKVSLLSPVQLKEKFPWINTEDVALASYGLENEGWFDPWTLLNAFRQKAISMGVIQSIGEVTGFNCTLNRMDTVDGETVDVKRIKHVNVRMPNSREYQPVECAIVVNAAGAFSAKLVDMMGIGTGPKDTLSGMALPVEPRKRFIYVFNCPDGPGLDCPFLVDYSGIYFRREGLGGNYITGTSPEEDAEPDVSNLDVDHEFFQEKIWPSLAHRVPAFEKLKVTSAWAGYYDYNTFDQNAILGIHPLAQNMFFATGFSGHGLQQSPAAGRAVAELILDGSYQTLDLKGLGFQRIMAKEPLLEKNIV, encoded by the exons ATGTTGACCTGGCGAAATATGCATGTTACAGTGCGAACAGTATCTGGACTTTTAAATTCCTATCGGGTGATCCGCAGCCGAgaatgcatgtgtgcacatggACGTATTAGGACTTTCACCACCGGTAGAATTCTACACAATAAATTCTTTAAAG ACCTGGAAAACCAATTTAATGCTGCGAGGGACAAGGTGGCGGATGCCCTGCCAGGTAGCCAGTGGAGCCCCTTCGAGATGAACCCCAACCTTCCCCCCGAGAGGGCGGACATAGTGATCATCGGAGGGGGTGTGATTGGCTGGTCGATAGCCTATTGGctaaaaaaaaaggagagggTGCGGGATGGAGTGAAAGTGATAGTGGTAGAAAAAGACCCAACG TATTCCCAGGCCTCCACAGTGCTCTCTGCAGGGGGCATACGGCAGCAGTTCTCCCTTACAGAGAACATACAGCTCTCTTTGGCCTCAGCAGACTTCATGCGGAATATCAAC GAGCACCTGGGGGTGTTGAACCAGGAGCCGGTGGACCTCCAGTTCAACCACTCCGGCTACCTGTTCGTGGCCAACGAGAGCGTGGCCCACATCATGGAGGAGAACTACAGCACACAGAG GTTCGCCGGGGCCAAAGTGTCACTCCTCTCGCCTGTGCAGTTGAAGGAGAAGTTTCCCTGGATCAACACCGAGGACGTTGCGCTCGCCTCCTACG GGCTGGAGAACGAGGGTTGGTTCGACCCGTGGACCCTGCTGAACGCATTCAGACAGAAGGCTATTTCCATGGGCGTCATTCAGAGCATTGGAGAAGTCACTG GTTTCAACTGTACATTAAACAGAATGGACACTGTTGACGGCGAGACGGTGGACGTCAAGAGAATAAAACATGTGAAC GTTCGGATGCCCAACAGTCGGGAGTACCAGCCGGTGGAGTGTGCCATCGTGGTGAACGCGGCGGGGGCCTTCTCTGCTAAACTAGTGGACATGATGGGCATCGGCACTGGTCCCAAGGACACGCTATCAGGGATGGCCTTACCGGTGGAGCCCCGCAAAAG GTTTATCTATGTATTCAACTGTCCGGATGGGCCAGGGCTGGACTGTCCCTTCCTGGTTGACTACTCTGGTATTTACTTCAGGAGAGAGGGCCTCGGTGGGAACTACATCACTGGGACATCCCCAGAGGAG GATGCAGAGCCCGATGTCAGCAACCTTGATGTGGACCACGAGTTCTTCCAGGAGAAAATTTGGCCTTCATTGGCTCATCGCGTCCCTGCTTTCGAGAAACTTAAG gtgaCTAGCGCATGGGCCGGCTACTACGACTACAACACCTTCGACCAGAACGCCATCCTGGGCATCCACCCGCTGGCACAGAACATGTTCTTCGCCACGGGCTTCAGTGGGCACGGCCTGCAGCAATCGCCCGCCGCTGGGCGGGCGGTGGCGGAGCTCATCCTGGACGGCAGCTACCAGACGCTGGATCTGAAGGGGCTGGGCTTCCAGCGCATCATGGCCAAGGAGCCGCTGCTAGAGAAGAACATCGTCTAG
- the foxred1 gene encoding FAD-dependent oxidoreductase domain-containing protein 1 isoform X2: MDVLGLSPPVEFYTINSLKTWKTNLMLRGTRWRMPCQYSQASTVLSAGGIRQQFSLTENIQLSLASADFMRNINEHLGVLNQEPVDLQFNHSGYLFVANESVAHIMEENYSTQRFAGAKVSLLSPVQLKEKFPWINTEDVALASYGLENEGWFDPWTLLNAFRQKAISMGVIQSIGEVTGFNCTLNRMDTVDGETVDVKRIKHVNVRMPNSREYQPVECAIVVNAAGAFSAKLVDMMGIGTGPKDTLSGMALPVEPRKRFIYVFNCPDGPGLDCPFLVDYSGIYFRREGLGGNYITGTSPEEDAEPDVSNLDVDHEFFQEKIWPSLAHRVPAFEKLKVTSAWAGYYDYNTFDQNAILGIHPLAQNMFFATGFSGHGLQQSPAAGRAVAELILDGSYQTLDLKGLGFQRIMAKEPLLEKNIV, from the exons atggACGTATTAGGACTTTCACCACCGGTAGAATTCTACACAATAAATTCTTTAAAG ACCTGGAAAACCAATTTAATGCTGCGAGGGACAAGGTGGCGGATGCCCTGCCAG TATTCCCAGGCCTCCACAGTGCTCTCTGCAGGGGGCATACGGCAGCAGTTCTCCCTTACAGAGAACATACAGCTCTCTTTGGCCTCAGCAGACTTCATGCGGAATATCAAC GAGCACCTGGGGGTGTTGAACCAGGAGCCGGTGGACCTCCAGTTCAACCACTCCGGCTACCTGTTCGTGGCCAACGAGAGCGTGGCCCACATCATGGAGGAGAACTACAGCACACAGAG GTTCGCCGGGGCCAAAGTGTCACTCCTCTCGCCTGTGCAGTTGAAGGAGAAGTTTCCCTGGATCAACACCGAGGACGTTGCGCTCGCCTCCTACG GGCTGGAGAACGAGGGTTGGTTCGACCCGTGGACCCTGCTGAACGCATTCAGACAGAAGGCTATTTCCATGGGCGTCATTCAGAGCATTGGAGAAGTCACTG GTTTCAACTGTACATTAAACAGAATGGACACTGTTGACGGCGAGACGGTGGACGTCAAGAGAATAAAACATGTGAAC GTTCGGATGCCCAACAGTCGGGAGTACCAGCCGGTGGAGTGTGCCATCGTGGTGAACGCGGCGGGGGCCTTCTCTGCTAAACTAGTGGACATGATGGGCATCGGCACTGGTCCCAAGGACACGCTATCAGGGATGGCCTTACCGGTGGAGCCCCGCAAAAG GTTTATCTATGTATTCAACTGTCCGGATGGGCCAGGGCTGGACTGTCCCTTCCTGGTTGACTACTCTGGTATTTACTTCAGGAGAGAGGGCCTCGGTGGGAACTACATCACTGGGACATCCCCAGAGGAG GATGCAGAGCCCGATGTCAGCAACCTTGATGTGGACCACGAGTTCTTCCAGGAGAAAATTTGGCCTTCATTGGCTCATCGCGTCCCTGCTTTCGAGAAACTTAAG gtgaCTAGCGCATGGGCCGGCTACTACGACTACAACACCTTCGACCAGAACGCCATCCTGGGCATCCACCCGCTGGCACAGAACATGTTCTTCGCCACGGGCTTCAGTGGGCACGGCCTGCAGCAATCGCCCGCCGCTGGGCGGGCGGTGGCGGAGCTCATCCTGGACGGCAGCTACCAGACGCTGGATCTGAAGGGGCTGGGCTTCCAGCGCATCATGGCCAAGGAGCCGCTGCTAGAGAAGAACATCGTCTAG
- the kcnj1b gene encoding ATP-sensitive inward rectifier potassium channel 1b has protein sequence MVALSSHSMFQMIQSPKHAQPGANKSHHTRLVTKDGHCNIEFGNIEYGNHFSFVLDFWTTFVEIRWRFVLLFFVASFTGSWFVFSLLWYWVAKSNGDLYGQNRTEEHVRCIDNVNGLTTAFLYSLETQTTIGYGGRALTGHCVGTVALIIVQSLVGVFINCFMCGVILAKISLPKKRAKTITFSSTAVICLKKGSLCLLIRVANLRKTLLIGSQIYGKLLRTTVMADGETIILDQVDIDFTVDAGKDNLFFVCPLTLYHVINRHSPFYELSVDNLPQQDFELVVFLDGTAESTSSSCQVRTSYVPQEIQWGYSFLPIISRTKMGKYRVDFSNFSRSVCVTTPHCAHCFETDVDQRNHNSQNNPDHNQSGKQGIDNRGFQVIDIQGTMDITKM, from the exons ATGGTTGCACTGAGCAG CCACAGCATGTTCCAGATGATTCAGAGTCCCAAGCATGCCCAGCCCGGCGCGAACAAGAGCCACCACACCCGGTTGGTCACAAAAGACGGCCACTGCAACATCGAGTTCGGAAACATTGAGTACGGTAACCACTTTTCCTTCGTCCTCGACTTCTGGACCACCTTTGTGGAGATCCGCTGGCGCtttgtcctcctcttcttcgtGGCCTCCTTCACCGGCAGCTGGTTCGTCTTCAGTCTGCTGTGGTACTGGGTCGCCAAGAGCAACGGTGACCTGTATGGCCAGAACCGCACAGAGGAGCATGTGCGCTGCATAGACAACGTGAACGGTCTGACCACGGCCTTCCTGTACTCCCTGGAGACCCAGACCACCATCGGCTACGGGGGCAGAGCGCTGACCGGCCACTGCGTGGGCACCGTGGCCCTCATCATCGTGCAGTCGCTCGTCGGGGTCTTCATCAACTGCTTCATGTGCGGGGTGATCCTGGCCAAGATCTCCTTACCCAAGAAGCGGGCAAAGACCATCACCTTCAGCAGCACGGCCGTCATTTGTCTGAAGAAGGGCAGCCTTTGCCTTCTGATCCGGGTGGCCAACTTGCGAAAGACCTTACTCATCGGCAGCCAGATCTACGGCAAGCTGCTGAGGACGACGGTCATGGCCGACGGCGAGACCATCATTTTGGACCAGGTGGATATCGACTTCACGGTGGACGCAGGCAAGGACAACTTGTTTTTTGTGTGCCCCTTGACCCTCTACCACGTGATCAACAGGCACAGTCCATTTTATGAGCTGTCAGTGGACAATCTGCCCCAGCAGGACTTTGAGCTGGTCGTGTTCCTGGACGGGACGGCAgagtccaccagctcctcctgtcAGGTGCGGACCTCCTACGTCCCACAGGAGATCCAGTGGGGCTACAGCTTCCTGCCCATCATCTCACGCACCAAGATGGGGAAGTACCGGGTGGACTTCTCCAACTTTTCCAGAAGCGTGTGCGTAACCACGCCTCACTGCGCACACTGTTTCGAGACGGACGTGGACCAGCGTAACCATAACAGCCAGAACAATCCTGACCACAATCAGAGTGGGAAGCAGGGAATTGACAACCGTGGGTTCCAGGTGATTGACATTCAGGGTACGATGGACATCACTAAGATGTGA
- the vps37d gene encoding vacuolar protein sorting-associated protein 37D, whose product MSNLKEANSCPDGYRALSTSELRELLQNEDKMDQIINLNEKFQELQLQRESLLASNRGLAEESLARRPPLNTGKLQLAEKYRQLSDLTTVCREKRKQLETHGPRSSPQAAQTLLREEVAQAEEQSEELLERFMEGSVNLESFLESFQSSRKTYHVRRAQVEKVQELCRAKRPSSETKPAPALQKAVPEVRKDPETAPPEALVRPNGFVAQGPLRVFHLRYGLTPAILLPHCPSAAPRPSQALSPQGGAPPPLHLDQQLPSPGQGHLLSPSGHGQPVGLRVIGQLAGGWPAAVGGRPVRVQQLYRPSPHPTETPYR is encoded by the exons ATGTCCAACCTAAAGGAAGCAAACTCTTGCCCTGACGGCTACAGGGCTCTGAGCACCAGCGAACTCCGAGAGCTTCTACAAAATGAGGACAAAATGGACCAAATCATTAATCTCAATGAAAAG TTTCAGGAACTGCAGCTGCAGAGAGAGTCCCTGCTCGCCTCCAACCGGGGGCTGGCCGAGGAGAGCCTGGCCCGCCGGCCGCCGCTCAACACCGGCAAGCTCCAGCTGGCCGAGAAGTACCGCCAGCTCTCCGACCTGACCACCGTGTGCCGGGAGAAACGGAAGCAGCTGG AGACCCATGGGCCCAGGAGCAGCCCCCAGGCGGCCCAGACCCTGCTGCGGGAAGAGGTGGCGCAGGCCGAGGAGCAATCGGAG GAGCTGTTGGAGAGGTTCATGGAGGGCAGCGTGAACCTGGAGTCCTTCCTGGAGTCCTTCCAGAGCTCCCGGAAGACCTACCACGTCCGCCGCGCCCAGGTGGAGAAGGTCCAGGAGCTGTGCCGGGCCAAGCGGCCCTCGAGCGAGACCAAGCCCGCCCCGGCGCTCCAGAAGGCCGTGCCGGAGGTCAGGAAGGACCCCGAGACGGCCCCCCCGGAGGCCCTGGTGCGGCCCAACGGCTTCGTGGCCCAGGGGCCCCTGCGCGTCTTCCACCTGCGCTACGGCCTGACGCCCGCCATCCTGCTGCCCCACTGCCCCTCCGCCGCGCCGCGCCCCAGCCAGGCCCTCAGCCCCCAGGGCGGGGCCCCCCCGCCGCTGCACCTGGACCAGCAGCTCCCCAGCCCGGGCCAGGGCCACCTCCTCAGCCCCAGCGGCCACGGCCAGCCCGTGGGCCTGCGCGTCATCGGACAGCTGGCCGGGGGCTGGccggcggcggtgggggggagGCCCGTGCGGGTGCAGCAGCTCTACAGGCCGAGCCCCCACCCGACCGAGACCCCTTAccggtaa